A genomic stretch from Prochlorococcus marinus str. MIT 9312 includes:
- a CDS encoding vitamin K epoxide reductase family protein codes for MALKTLKSRNKKDLKWPKILISILSTIGIVDTGSITLKNWGLFTSLSCPGTQNGCETVLNSPWGTLFANNQINIPLSLAGLITYLSILVITIILSLNLISPKEKLNKFLWWLIFLISCASSTFSFLLINIMFFKIQAYCFFCILSAILSFSIFIISMIGAKFESREPMIFRGFVVFLSVLVGGLIWSTNVDPSNAIDVSSPTDNLSPLITTSSSPQKVLFAKFLRENNIVMYSAYWCPHCHDQKQLFGKEAVKELKVVECASDGKDNQYELCQTKGISGFPSWEINGEIISGTLDLNDLAITTGYQGDSNF; via the coding sequence ATGGCGCTTAAGACTTTAAAAAGTAGAAATAAAAAGGATCTAAAATGGCCAAAAATTTTAATCTCTATTCTTAGCACTATAGGCATAGTTGACACAGGTTCAATTACTTTAAAAAACTGGGGATTATTTACTTCTCTTTCATGCCCAGGGACACAAAATGGTTGTGAAACAGTTTTAAATAGTCCTTGGGGTACTTTATTTGCGAATAATCAAATTAATATACCTCTTTCATTAGCAGGATTGATAACTTATTTATCAATATTAGTTATCACAATAATACTTTCACTTAATTTAATTTCCCCAAAAGAAAAGCTAAACAAGTTTTTATGGTGGTTAATATTTCTAATCTCTTGTGCCTCATCTACATTTAGCTTTTTGTTAATTAATATAATGTTTTTTAAGATTCAAGCATATTGCTTTTTTTGTATACTTTCAGCAATTTTATCGTTTTCTATCTTTATAATTTCTATGATTGGAGCAAAGTTTGAAAGTAGAGAACCTATGATCTTTAGAGGTTTTGTAGTATTCCTAAGTGTCCTCGTAGGTGGCTTAATATGGTCAACTAACGTTGACCCTTCAAATGCTATTGATGTTTCAAGTCCCACTGACAATTTATCACCGCTAATTACTACTTCAAGCTCTCCCCAGAAGGTGCTATTTGCAAAATTCTTGAGAGAAAACAATATTGTTATGTATAGTGCCTATTGGTGCCCGCATTGCCATGATCAGAAACAACTATTTGGTAAGGAGGCAGTTAAAGAATTAAAAGTAGTGGAATGTGCTAGTGATGGGAAAGACAATCAATATGAGCTATGCCAAACCAAAGGAATTAGTGGATTTCCTTCTTGGGAAATAAATGGAGAAATTATTAGCGGTACTCTCGACCTGAATGATTTAGCGATAACGACTGGCTATCAAGGAGATTCTAATTTTTAA
- the rimO gene encoding 30S ribosomal protein S12 methylthiotransferase RimO, with protein sequence MKQNNLNVKEKKFSKVAFSHVGCEKNLVDTQHMQGLLDKDGYEVESNINDANIVVVNTCSFIETAREESIRKILEYTNQGKEVIVAGCMAQHFKEELLKEIPEIKGLVGTGDYQKIAKVLDRVEKGEIVNEVSKIPEFIADEEIPRFVDKNKFVAYLRIAEGCNYNCAFCIIPKLRGPQRSRTIESIVSEAKSLAKQGIKEIILISQITTNYGKDIYGKPSLAKLLNELSKVPIPWIRIHYAYPTGLTDEVIRAFKDSKNIVPYFDLPLQHSHPDVLKSMNRPWQASLNESILEKIREEIPSAVLRTSLIVGFPGEKKEHFEHLLEFLDRHKFDHVGVFIFSPEEGTAAFDLPNKVSPEVAAARKDNVISVQQNISKDKNQSYVGSKMKILVEKISDNNELIGRSYNFAPEIDGNVILSISANNYLRNYIGKFVEANISFADEYDLYGETIKIL encoded by the coding sequence GTGAAACAAAATAATCTAAATGTTAAAGAAAAAAAATTCTCTAAAGTTGCTTTTAGTCATGTTGGTTGTGAGAAAAATCTAGTCGATACTCAACATATGCAAGGCTTATTAGATAAAGATGGTTATGAAGTTGAAAGTAATATAAACGATGCAAATATTGTTGTTGTCAATACTTGTAGTTTTATTGAAACAGCTAGAGAAGAATCAATTAGGAAAATTCTAGAATACACAAATCAAGGAAAAGAAGTAATTGTTGCAGGCTGTATGGCTCAGCATTTTAAAGAAGAACTTCTAAAAGAAATACCCGAAATAAAAGGTTTGGTTGGAACTGGAGATTATCAAAAGATAGCCAAGGTTTTAGATAGAGTAGAAAAAGGGGAAATCGTTAATGAAGTTTCAAAAATACCTGAATTTATTGCAGATGAGGAAATACCTCGTTTTGTAGATAAAAACAAATTCGTTGCTTATCTTCGTATTGCTGAAGGCTGCAACTATAATTGCGCTTTTTGTATTATTCCTAAGTTGAGAGGTCCTCAAAGAAGTAGGACAATAGAATCTATAGTTTCAGAAGCCAAAAGTCTTGCAAAGCAGGGTATTAAAGAAATCATATTAATTAGTCAAATTACAACTAATTACGGAAAAGATATTTATGGAAAACCATCATTAGCCAAACTTTTGAATGAGCTTTCTAAAGTTCCAATTCCTTGGATAAGGATACATTATGCGTATCCAACGGGTTTAACTGATGAAGTTATTAGAGCTTTCAAAGATTCAAAGAATATAGTGCCTTACTTTGATTTGCCACTTCAACATAGTCATCCAGATGTGTTGAAGAGTATGAACAGACCTTGGCAGGCTTCTTTGAATGAATCAATTTTGGAGAAAATTAGAGAAGAAATTCCATCTGCTGTATTAAGAACTAGTCTCATTGTTGGTTTCCCAGGAGAAAAAAAAGAACATTTTGAACATCTTCTCGAATTTTTGGATAGGCACAAATTTGATCATGTGGGAGTGTTTATTTTTTCTCCTGAGGAAGGAACTGCAGCTTTTGATTTACCAAATAAAGTATCCCCAGAGGTTGCAGCGGCAAGAAAAGATAACGTTATTTCAGTGCAGCAAAATATCTCTAAAGATAAAAATCAGTCATATGTTGGCTCAAAAATGAAGATTTTGGTGGAAAAAATATCAGATAATAACGAATTAATAGGTCGGTCCTACAATTTCGCGCCTGAAATTGACGGAAATGTGATTTTATCTATTAGTGCTAATAATTATTTGAGAAATTATATTGGTAAATTTGTTGAAGCAAATATTTCTTTTGCGGATGAATATGATTTGTATGGAGAGACTATTAAAATTTTGTAG
- a CDS encoding cytochrome b6-f complex subunit PetL gives MNIIFYFAFIGFGFGAAFALDKLLRAVKLI, from the coding sequence ATGAACATCATTTTCTATTTTGCATTTATTGGTTTTGGTTTTGGAGCTGCTTTCGCATTAGATAAGCTCTTAAGAGCAGTTAAATTAATTTAA
- a CDS encoding DUF4346 domain-containing protein encodes MDSSKSFDEKIKIDNNLSNRYIDLDPNGYFIIKVDLEENKIILEHFLNNINDDGYALDPETNEPIKCDSQNKRVSNEVFEGISAKQLGILITEERNDLITKFDHALYLGRELQKAEECLYKKLPYIQD; translated from the coding sequence ATGGATTCTAGTAAAAGTTTCGATGAAAAAATAAAGATTGATAATAATCTATCCAACCGATATATAGACTTAGATCCAAACGGTTATTTTATTATAAAAGTAGATTTAGAAGAAAATAAAATAATTTTAGAGCACTTTCTAAATAATATTAATGATGACGGATATGCGCTTGACCCAGAAACAAATGAACCAATTAAATGCGACTCTCAAAATAAAAGAGTTAGTAATGAAGTTTTTGAAGGTATTAGTGCGAAACAACTTGGAATATTGATCACTGAAGAAAGAAATGACTTAATAACCAAATTCGATCATGCTCTATATTTAGGAAGGGAACTACAAAAAGCAGAAGAATGTTTATACAAAAAATTACCTTATATCCAAGATTAA
- a CDS encoding GNAT family N-acetyltransferase, translating into MNQKIHKVEVKLSIKEISKEIWNELANEINNPFYEWTWLKNLEISKSVSRETGWQPLYFVAYKNEEILGIAPLFLKNHSYGEFIFDQSFARLAQELNLNYYPKLIGMSPYSPVNGYQFLYKKNKDKKEITNLLINHIESFAITNKILSCNFLYIDENWGTHLKSLGYHEWINSSSEWRSNGEKTFDDFLSRFNSNQRKNIKKERKSITKQDIKVEILDEDDINQEILKKMHNFYEQHCLRWGVWGSKYLTSTFFEKIVDNKKNLLLFSASRNDSKDIFAMSMCVKNKNNLWGRYWGSQEEISNLHFELCYYQPIEWAIKNSIHLFDPGAGGKHKRRRGFFAKNTISLHKWFDKNMGNIIYPWLNEVNKQTEMEIDFENKSIPFK; encoded by the coding sequence ATGAACCAAAAAATACATAAAGTTGAAGTCAAATTGTCAATTAAAGAAATCTCCAAAGAGATATGGAATGAATTAGCAAATGAAATCAATAATCCATTTTATGAATGGACTTGGCTTAAAAACCTTGAAATATCAAAAAGTGTTTCGAGAGAAACTGGTTGGCAGCCTCTTTATTTTGTTGCTTATAAAAATGAAGAAATATTAGGAATTGCTCCACTTTTTTTAAAAAATCATAGCTATGGAGAATTCATTTTTGACCAATCATTTGCAAGATTGGCTCAAGAGCTGAATTTAAATTATTACCCTAAATTAATTGGAATGAGTCCTTATAGTCCTGTAAATGGATATCAATTTCTTTATAAAAAAAATAAAGATAAGAAAGAAATTACAAATTTACTTATAAACCATATCGAAAGCTTTGCGATTACAAACAAAATTTTAAGTTGTAATTTTTTATATATTGATGAAAATTGGGGCACACATCTTAAATCTTTGGGATACCATGAATGGATAAATTCCAGCAGTGAATGGAGGAGTAATGGAGAAAAAACGTTTGATGATTTTCTTTCTAGATTTAACTCTAATCAGAGAAAAAATATAAAAAAAGAGAGGAAATCAATTACTAAACAAGATATTAAAGTAGAAATTCTTGATGAAGATGATATCAACCAAGAAATCCTCAAAAAAATGCATAATTTTTATGAACAGCATTGTTTAAGATGGGGAGTCTGGGGAAGTAAATATCTGACATCTACATTTTTCGAAAAAATTGTTGATAATAAAAAAAATCTTTTACTTTTTAGCGCATCAAGAAATGATTCAAAGGATATTTTTGCTATGTCGATGTGCGTTAAAAATAAAAACAACTTATGGGGTAGATATTGGGGTAGTCAAGAAGAAATATCTAATTTACATTTTGAATTATGCTACTACCAGCCAATTGAATGGGCAATAAAAAATAGTATCCATTTGTTTGATCCAGGAGCGGGTGGTAAACATAAAAGGCGGAGGGGATTCTTTGCAAAAAACACCATTAGCTTGCATAAGTGGTTTGACAAAAATATGGGAAATATAATTTATCCTTGGCTAAATGAAGTTAATAAACAAACCGAAATGGAAATTGATTTTGAAAACAAATCTATACCCTTCAAATAA
- a CDS encoding RibD family protein → MSIPRVIIVIASSLDGRIAFPEGGESHLGSEEDKKMLNQNLSMVDATIFGLGTLLAHQSTYLIKNLNDNNEVKISKSQPISIVASNSKKFNSNWKYFRQPIRRWLISSSKVDNLSKNDFEKQLFFEHSWGKTLISLKKQGINDLALLGGAKLINSFIKEDLITDIKITIIPRIIGGRYTWIPPKQTNEIFNLKRLWEIKSIKNLMHNEIHVHYKKI, encoded by the coding sequence TTGAGTATCCCAAGAGTAATAATTGTTATAGCATCTAGTCTTGATGGAAGAATTGCATTTCCTGAAGGTGGAGAATCGCATCTTGGAAGCGAAGAAGATAAAAAAATGTTAAATCAAAACTTATCAATGGTTGACGCCACCATTTTCGGTTTAGGTACTTTATTAGCTCATCAATCAACTTACCTAATTAAAAATCTCAATGATAATAACGAAGTAAAAATATCAAAAAGCCAACCAATTTCTATAGTTGCTTCAAATAGCAAAAAATTTAATAGTAATTGGAAATACTTTCGTCAACCAATTAGAAGATGGCTAATAAGCTCAAGTAAAGTTGATAATTTGTCGAAGAATGACTTCGAGAAACAACTCTTTTTCGAACATTCATGGGGGAAAACTTTAATTTCACTCAAAAAGCAAGGGATAAATGATCTAGCTCTTTTAGGAGGTGCAAAACTTATAAATTCATTTATAAAAGAGGATCTAATAACAGATATAAAAATTACAATAATTCCACGAATTATTGGAGGTAGATATACATGGATCCCTCCAAAACAAACAAATGAGATTTTTAATCTCAAAAGACTATGGGAAATAAAATCAATTAAAAATTTAATGCATAATGAAATCCATGTGCATTACAAAAAAATTTGA